The bacterium genome has a segment encoding these proteins:
- a CDS encoding IS630 family transposase — protein sequence MNKFDARSISREAQQQLRNQAVRLRKAGRAYKEIAEIVGVHETTVCTWYKTYEREGEKGIKLKPRGTKRGERRTLTPEREAELMQTITDKSPEQLKMDFALWTRGAVQVLIRQKWSIEMPIRTVGEYLKRWGFTPQKPLKKAYEQKPAAVNEWLNKEYPMIKKRAKAEGAEIHWGDETGLRNDSQHGRGYAPKGKTPVLRLNAKRESISLISSITNQGKVRFMTYRGSMNGKQLIRFMQRLKKDAGRKVFLILDNLRVHHSKVVKTWLGKNTKKIEVFYLPSYSPELNPDEYPNCDLKAGVHSGTPARSGNKLRAKAISHLRMLQKKPARVRSYFKHPRIAYAA from the coding sequence ATGAATAAATTCGATGCTCGCAGTATTAGTCGAGAGGCCCAACAGCAACTAAGGAATCAAGCGGTCCGACTCCGCAAAGCAGGGCGCGCATACAAGGAAATCGCGGAAATAGTTGGAGTCCACGAAACGACCGTGTGCACCTGGTACAAAACCTACGAAAGAGAGGGAGAAAAAGGAATTAAATTAAAGCCTCGAGGAACTAAAAGGGGTGAGCGACGAACTTTGACCCCAGAGCGTGAGGCTGAACTAATGCAAACTATCACGGATAAATCTCCAGAGCAGCTAAAGATGGATTTCGCACTCTGGACACGTGGTGCGGTCCAGGTATTGATTCGCCAGAAATGGTCGATTGAAATGCCTATTCGGACAGTCGGTGAATATTTGAAACGCTGGGGGTTCACACCGCAAAAACCTTTGAAAAAAGCCTATGAGCAAAAACCTGCCGCAGTAAATGAGTGGCTGAACAAAGAATATCCAATGATCAAAAAAAGGGCCAAAGCTGAAGGTGCCGAGATTCATTGGGGAGACGAAACAGGGTTAAGGAACGATAGTCAGCACGGTCGAGGGTATGCACCCAAGGGGAAAACTCCGGTATTACGGCTAAACGCCAAGCGAGAATCAATTAGCCTCATATCTTCTATCACCAACCAGGGTAAAGTGAGATTTATGACCTACAGGGGGAGTATGAACGGTAAGCAACTCATCCGCTTTATGCAAAGATTGAAAAAAGACGCTGGTAGGAAGGTGTTTTTGATTCTGGATAACCTTCGCGTTCACCACAGCAAAGTTGTCAAAACCTGGCTGGGAAAAAACACTAAAAAAATAGAAGTATTCTACCTACCGTCATACTCTCCAGAGCTTAACCCGGACGAATATCCCAACTGCGATTTGAAAGCAGGAGTACACTCTGGAACACCAGCAAGATCAGGAAATAAATTGAGGGCAAAAGCGATTTCGCATTTGAGAATGCTGCAAAAAAAACCAGCAAGAGTTCGCAGCTATTTCAAACATCCGAGGATTGCATATGCGGCATAA
- a CDS encoding Rne/Rng family ribonuclease: MGTDLIINANEFEMRVALLENRQVSEISVDRIKDRGVTGNIYKGKVVRVLPGMQAAFVEIGHDRAAFLHASDIVLDMGEYAEMLSEDEINGDDDFPVMTSSGHAIEDLLKEGQEVLVQVTKEPIGTKGARVTAYITLPGRMLVLMPNLVKVGVSRRIQDPRERERLRSVITDLKPPGVGLIVRTAAEGATDEEISQDMDFLVRVWDTIKKRRPRSRAPSLLYAELDLAFRVLRDLYNADIDAIYVDSKDEFKKLSDFTKKFMPDLKEALTLYEDDEPIFEHFGVEMEINRALGKKVWLKSGGYIVIDQTEALTAIDVNTGRFVGRRNLEDTIVKTNMEAVLEVVYQVRLRNIGGLIIIDFIDMEKFSNRKKVFSSLEEALKGDRAKTTILQISELGLVEMTRKRTRDNLASIMTEPCPYCDGKGLIKSLRTIVYDIFRQVKRESSMLEGKRIVLMVHPKVADLLYEEESEYLESLEKRIKKKVVLKTDYNLHQEQYQIMGL; this comes from the coding sequence ATGGGAACGGATCTTATTATCAATGCCAACGAATTCGAGATGAGGGTGGCTCTTCTGGAGAACCGCCAGGTCTCGGAGATCTCCGTGGACAGGATCAAGGACCGCGGAGTCACGGGGAACATCTACAAAGGTAAGGTTGTCCGGGTACTGCCTGGAATGCAGGCTGCCTTTGTAGAGATCGGCCATGACCGGGCTGCCTTCCTCCATGCGTCAGACATCGTTCTGGACATGGGGGAGTACGCCGAGATGCTCAGCGAGGATGAGATCAACGGGGACGATGATTTCCCTGTGATGACCTCGTCGGGTCACGCCATTGAGGACCTTCTGAAAGAAGGACAGGAAGTTCTCGTTCAGGTCACCAAAGAACCCATCGGTACAAAAGGGGCGAGAGTTACCGCCTACATCACCTTACCGGGCAGAATGCTTGTGCTCATGCCCAACCTTGTAAAGGTGGGGGTCTCCCGCCGGATTCAGGATCCCAGGGAGAGGGAGAGGCTGCGAAGTGTCATCACCGACCTTAAACCCCCAGGTGTGGGGTTGATTGTAAGGACCGCAGCAGAAGGGGCCACCGATGAGGAGATCAGTCAGGACATGGATTTCCTGGTGCGCGTGTGGGATACGATCAAGAAACGCCGGCCCAGGTCTCGGGCTCCAAGCCTGCTCTACGCAGAACTGGATCTCGCCTTCCGGGTTCTCAGAGACCTTTACAATGCCGATATCGATGCCATCTACGTCGATTCCAAGGACGAATTCAAGAAACTTTCCGATTTTACCAAGAAGTTCATGCCTGACCTCAAGGAGGCGCTGACCCTGTATGAGGACGATGAGCCTATATTTGAACATTTTGGTGTGGAAATGGAGATCAACCGAGCCCTGGGCAAGAAGGTCTGGCTCAAGTCCGGGGGGTATATAGTCATCGACCAGACCGAGGCTCTCACTGCCATCGATGTCAATACCGGGCGGTTTGTGGGGCGGCGAAACCTGGAAGATACCATCGTCAAGACAAACATGGAGGCGGTTCTGGAAGTTGTTTACCAGGTGAGGCTGCGAAACATCGGTGGACTTATCATCATCGACTTCATCGACATGGAAAAGTTCTCCAACAGGAAAAAGGTGTTCTCTTCTCTGGAGGAGGCGCTCAAGGGAGATCGGGCCAAGACTACTATCCTCCAGATATCGGAACTGGGTCTTGTGGAGATGACTCGCAAAAGGACCCGGGATAACCTGGCCTCTATCATGACTGAGCCCTGCCCCTACTGCGATGGGAAGGGTCTTATCAAATCTCTGCGCACTATCGTCTACGACATTTTTCGCCAGGTGAAAAGAGAATCGTCGATGTTGGAGGGGAAGAGGATCGTCCTTATGGTGCATCCCAAGGTGGCCGACCTGTTGTATGAGGAGGAGAGTGAGTATCTGGAGTCGTTGGAGAAGCGTATCAAGAAGAAGGTGGTTCTCAAAACGGACTATAACCTGCATCAGGAGCAGTATCAAATAATGGGACTCTGA
- the rplU gene encoding 50S ribosomal protein L21 yields the protein MYAVIETGGKQYRVNQGDIIKVEKLTADVGEKVDFDRILLVGEGADVKVGSPIVDGASVSGTVVEHDRHRKIIVFKMKRRKNYRRKQGHRQDYTGVLIDNIKS from the coding sequence ATGTACGCAGTTATAGAAACAGGCGGTAAGCAGTATCGCGTCAATCAGGGTGATATCATCAAGGTGGAAAAGCTCACTGCCGATGTAGGGGAGAAGGTGGATTTTGATCGCATACTCCTCGTAGGAGAGGGAGCTGACGTCAAGGTAGGCAGCCCGATCGTGGATGGTGCCAGTGTATCCGGCACCGTGGTAGAACATGACCGCCACCGCAAGATCATCGTGTTCAAGATGAAGCGCCGGAAGAACTACCGCCGGAAGCAGGGTCATCGTCAGGATTACACTGGCGTTCTTATCGACAACATCAAAAGTTGA